In a single window of the Coffea eugenioides isolate CCC68of chromosome 3, Ceug_1.0, whole genome shotgun sequence genome:
- the LOC113765410 gene encoding glycine-rich RNA-binding protein 2-like yields MGSKTLLFLFISLAIALMITSEVAARELAETSTSVDNSNAVETDGYGGYRGGGYGGYRGGGYGGYPGGGHGGYHGGGYGGYPGGGYGGRGGGGRGGYGGYHGGGYGGYPGGGYGGRGGGGYGGRGGGYGGRGGGGHGGHPDEAVDAETAN; encoded by the exons ATGGGTTCAAAGacacttcttttccttttcatttcctTAGCTATAGCTTTAATGATTACCTCAGAGGTTGCTGCTAGAGAATTGGCTGAGACTTCCACTTCTGTTGACAATT CTAATGCAGTTGAGACTGATGGCTACGGAGGGTACCGTGGAGGAGGATATGGAGGGTACCGCGGTGGTGGATATGGGGGCTATCCAGGAGGAGGTCATGGAGGATATCATGGGGGCGGATATGGAGGGTACCCGGGTGGTGGCTATGGCGGACGTGGCGGTGGCGGCCGTGGTGGTTATGGAGGATATCACGGGGGTGGATATGGAGGGTATCCTGGTGGTGGCTATGGAGGACGTGGTGGTGGTGGCTATGGAGGACGCGGTGGCGGCTATGGAGGACGTGGTGGTGGCGGCCATGGTGGACATCCTGATGAAGCTGTTGATGCAGAGACTGCGAACTAA